Within the Desulfurellaceae bacterium genome, the region TTTCTGTTCGGTGAGCTGCCCAAGTTCATCGCCCGCAAGGTGCGCCACCCGGGCCTCAAAGACAAGTACGAGGGGCTGTCGATCTCCCAGATTGCCGAGCGGGAGAACAAACACCCGATTGACGCCATGCTCGACCTGTCGGTCGCCGACGACCTCAGGACCGAGTGGGCCGGCCCGGTCACCGCAGCCAAGGTGGAAAACTTCAAGGAGCTGATGGAGTCCCCCTATGTGCTGCCCGGCGTGTCGGACGGCGGGGCACACGTCAAGTTCATCACCCCGTCCATCTATCCGACCGAGGTCCTGGCCTGGATGTCGCGCGATGCCGGGCTGCTGAGCCTGGAGGAGGCCCACTTTCGGCTGAGCGGGCTGATGGCCTGGGCGTCGTGCATCAAGGATCGGGGCACCCTGCGCGAGGGCAATGCCGCCGATATCATGATTTACGATCTGGACAAGCTGAACGCCCTACCCGACGAGATCGTCCACGATCTGCCGGCCGGCGAGTGGCGGCGGGTGCAGCGAGCCGAGGGCTATCGCTACATCATGGTCAACGGCGAGCCGATCTTTGAGGACGGCGACTGCACCGGAGCGACTCCGGGCAAACTGCTGCGCGGCGGCCAGGCGCGCTAATCTGGACCTGAGAGGATCGGTCGGATTCTCTCAAACCGATCCCCGGGGAACTCGCGTCCCCGGGGAAGGAGGAACGCTATGGATATGACGCAACGGCTTGACCCGGAACTGGCAGCCCCGCTGGACGCCTGGCTCAAGGCCACCGGCGGCGGAATCAAGCTGCACGACATCCCGGCCGCGCGACGCATGATGGACGAGTTGATTGCCGCCCAAATGGCCAAAGTGCCGCCGATTGAGGGGATCAACTCCGAGGATCATCAGGCACCCGGTCCTGAGGGTGATCCTGATGTCTTCGTCCGGGTCTACCAGCCGACCGACCGGCCGGACAGCCTGCCCGCTCTACTGTGGATTCACGGCGGTGGCTACGTCCTGGGCAGCGTTGAGCGGGACGACTTCCTGGCCAAGCATCTGGCCAGGGTCGGGCAGTGTGTGGTGGCTTCGGTCGAGTATCGGCTGGCCCCCGAGCATCCCTTCCCGGCTCCGGTCGAGGACTGCTATGCCGCCCTCAAGTGGCTGGCGGCCCACAGCGACGATTTCGGGCTGGATCGGTCACGAATCGCCATTGGCGGAGCGAGCGCGGGCGGGGGACTGGCGGCCGGCCTGGCCCTGCTGACCCGCGACCGGGCCGAGGTCGAGCTGAGCTTTCAGCTGCTGATCTATCCGATGATTGACGACCGCAATATCGCCGCCGCCAACCAGACGCTGCCGGATACCTTTGTGTGGAGT harbors:
- a CDS encoding alpha/beta hydrolase, producing MDMTQRLDPELAAPLDAWLKATGGGIKLHDIPAARRMMDELIAAQMAKVPPIEGINSEDHQAPGPEGDPDVFVRVYQPTDRPDSLPALLWIHGGGYVLGSVERDDFLAKHLARVGQCVVASVEYRLAPEHPFPAPVEDCYAALKWLAAHSDDFGLDRSRIAIGGASAGGGLAAGLALLTRDRAEVELSFQLLIYPMIDDRNIAAANQTLPDTFVWSRQNNLMGWRAYLGHEPGGPDVSPYAAAARATDLSGLAPAYIPVGDLDLFLDENVSYAQRMLAAGVPTELHVYPGGFHGFNGFAPGAEISQRFNTERDKTLRRMLHR